The following nucleotide sequence is from Calditerricola satsumensis.
GGAACAGGAAGCGGTAGGCGGCGGGAATGACATCGTAGGCGAAAACAAAGGCCGATCCGATGACCGCGCAGACCAGAAGGTGGACCCCCAGCGCGGCGAGCGCCTTGCGCATGTCGACCCTCCTTTCCGCTGTGGTCTTCCTCAGTTTACCATGGAAATCCGGCTCACGCCAGCTCAACGCGTCCCCAGGCGAGGGATCTGGGCGAAGAGGCGTTTTCCCAGCGAGAGGAGGCTGGCGATCACGTTTCCCAAAGCGGGAAGCACGCGCAAGGCGATGCGCCACCAACCGGTGTCTTTGAGGATGTTGGACCCTTTCAACCAGCTGAACAGTTTCAGGGGCGACACATGGCGGAACAGGCCAGAAAGCATGGCAACGTCCTCCATTTCATGAGGGATGCGGAATGGCATCCTCCTGCGTGGCTTTCTGGATACTTTATGCGAGACGGCGAAAGGGTTGTGGATGGTTGTCCTTCCGCGGCAAAAGAAACCCTTGCCTATCCGAGGAGCGAACCGCGTGAAGAGCGGACACGGGCCGAGAACGGATCACCTTTCCCCTTGTGTCGCCTCGCCGAATGTGGTATCATTCACAGCAAATCCAATCGCATACGCCCACTTTCGTCGAGTGGGGTAGAGGCGCGGAGACCATGAGTACCCGCCGGGAGAGCCGGGGCTCGCCGAACGGCGGCGAAAGGGGGATCCGCCGAAGTCCCGTCACCACCCCGGGGTGGCGGGGCTGGGCCGGCATCGAACAGGTGTCGGACTGTCACGGCTTATGCAGCCGTGGAGCGCTATCCTGCAACGAGGAAGTAGGGCTTTGTTCGGCATGTCGCCATTGGCGCGGGGCGCGACGGCGGCAACGGCAAGGCTTCTACCCTTGTTGTTGCCGCCGTTTTCGTTTGGGAGACAAAGGAGGGAACCCGTATGGCGCTGATCGTGCAGAAATACGGCGGGACATCGGTGGGCAGCGTCGAGCGGATCAAGGCCGTGGCCCAGCGCGTGCACCGGACGCGCGAGGCGGGGCACGACGTCGTTGTGGTCGTCTCGGCCATGGGCCACACGACGGACGAGCTGATCGACCTGGCCCGGCGCGTCACCGACCGCCCGGATGACCGCGAGCTGGACATGCTCCTGACGACGGGCGAGCAGGTGTCCATCGCCCTGCTCACCATGGCCCTGCAGGCCCGCGGATGCCCGGCCGTTTCCCTGACCGGCTGGCAGGCGGGCATCACCACCGAAGCGGTGCACGGGCGGGCGCGCATCCTGTCCATTGACACCGCGCGCGTGCGCCGCGAGCTGGAGCAAGGCAAGGTGGTCGTGGTGGCCGGTTTCCAGGGCGTGACGCCGGACGGGGAGATCGCCACCCTCGGCCGCGGCGGATCAGACACCACGGCGGTGGCCCTGGCGGCGGCCTTGGGGGCGGACCGGTGCGACATCTACACCGACGTGGCCGGCGTCTATTCGGCCGACCCGCGCGTCGTCCCCACCGCCCGCAAGCTGGACGTCATCACCTACGACGAGATGCTGGAGCTGGCCGCCCTCGGGGCGGGGGTGCTCCATCCCCGCGCTGTGGAGTGCGCGAAGAAGCATAAGGTGGTGCTGACGGTCCGCTCCAGCTTTACCGAAGAGGAAGGGACGTGGGTCAAGGAGGTGGCCGACATGGAACAGGGACAAGTGGTGCGCGGCGTGGCCCAAGACAAAAACGTGGCCCGCGTGACGGCGGTGGGCCTGCCAAACAAGCCGGACACCCTGGCGGCGTTGTTCACGATTTTGGCCGAGGCCAACATCAACGTGGACATCATCATCCAGAACGCCTACGACGACGCGCGCATCAGCGTCTCCTTCTCGGTGGCTGGCGAGGACCTGCCGCGCACGCTGGAAGTGCTGACCAAGCATCGCGACCGGTTCGGTTTTGCCTCGCTCATGTCGGAGGAGGGCCTGGCCAAGGTGTCGATCGTCGGCGCGGGGATGGTGTCCAACCCCGGGGTGGCGGCGGCCATGTTCCGCACCCTCAGCGAGCAGGGAATCCCGATCAAGATGGTCAGCACGTCGGAGATCAAGGTGTCGTGCGTCGTTCCGCAAGCCGACGCCGAGCGGGCCGTGCGTGCCCTGCACACCGCCTTCCAACTGGACGCGGCGGAGCGCGTGACGGTGCACGGGTAAGGGAGTGGCGCGGACCGCGGAAGAGAAAGCGCGACGAAACGGGATCGGCTGCACCGGCAACGGTGTCCGGCCAACCGTTACGCCGGATGAGGCCGGGCCGTTTCCGACGCCGAGGGACCGACAGGCGTAACCAGGCCTGTCGGTTTCTGTTTGGTCCGCCGTCGGAACGCGCGGTCTTCGGGGCCGAGCAGGGCATCCAGCAGCGCCAGGTTGGCCGTTTCGTTGAGGCGGATGGCGTGGAGGTCATCGGGGGTAGGAAAGAGGTGGCCGGGCGGAAGCACCCATTCGCCGCCGATGTCGGCGCCGATCACGCGGGCATGTTGGCGGAAGCACGCGATCCACGCCAGCAGGTCTGCGAGGGCGAGGGTGCCCTGATCCCAGTTGGTGGCGGCCACCTCCGGGGAGAGGACGTCTTTGTCCACGGAGAGGTAAACATTGGGGGTCGGGAGGACGCTGCGCAGCCATTCTGCGGCGTTGGCCGGCGGCTTTCGCAGCGGAATCCACACGAGGTGCGGATGGCGTTCGTGGGGGAGCGGCTTATGATCCGGAGCGCCGATCCACAAGACGCGCGCCACCCACGGCAGCTTAAGGGCGTGCCGGACCCAGTTGCCGCAGGTGACGACGCCGTCTGCGTCGTGGGCGCAATCGCTGTGACGGTCAAAGAGGACCACCGTCAGCGGATGGCGCAGGGCGCGCAGCCGGGCATAGGTGACGTAATGGTAATCCCCCGCCCCCCAAAAGAGCAGGGGCGTGCGGGTGTGCGCCAGGGCCGTCTCCAGCGCGGCGAGGCTTTCCGGTGCCGCGTAATACTTGATTCCGGTTCGGAGCGTGACGTCCACCTCTTCATGCGGGAGGGCGCGCAAACGGTGCTGCCACGTGAGCGTCCCGTCCAGGTCGAGGACCGCAAAACGCTTCGTCACGCGCATCACCCCGATTGACCGCGGTGGTGCAACGTCCGAGCCGGAGCGGCAAAGGGGTTGCGCCGCGGCGAAGGGCTAGCGCCTGCTCCCCATCCGCTTTTTCAGGGCAAAACCCACGCCCATGGTCGCCAAGGCGCCGGAAAGGGCGGCGAGGATGCCGACCGGACTCCGGGAGGCGATTGCCGCGCTGACGCCGAGCAGCCAGGCGACCGTGACGAGGGCAAAGAGCAGGGCCAGGGGTCTGGGCATGGGAACCTCTCCCTATGCCGGACGGCCGTTACGCACGATATAGGCGATCTCGTCGGCCGCCGGGTGTTGGCGCGCATAGGCGATGCGGACATAGGCTTCGACGTCGTACGGCACGCGCCGCAGCGTGCAGGCGAGATGCTCCCCATCGGATTCCACCAGCGCGTACGAGGCGCGGGGATCGCCGTCAAAGGGAAGTCCCACGCTGCCCGGATTGAGCACCGGCTTGCCTGCCACCATCCGGACAAGGGCGTGATGGATGTGCCCGTAGGCGTACAGCGCCGCGTCCGGCTCGGCTTGCCGAAAGCGCTCGTCAAGCGTGGCCGCAGGCGCGTCGGCGGGCACGATGTCCCACAGGTTTTGCGGCGTGGCGTGAAACAGAAAGGCCGTTTGCCCGTCCGCCAGGGGGACGGTTTTCCGTTCCGGCAGTTCTTGCAGAAAACGACGCGCCCCTTTGTCAAGATTATACCACGTCCAGTGCAGTACAGCCCGCCAGGCTGCTTCCTGTTCGCCGCTGAGCGAAAGGCCCAGGGGCGAGCCGGCGACCAGCCATTCGTCGGTGTTGCCCTTGACGAACGTCGTCGGGTAGGGCAGCCCTTGCAGGCGCTCCAGCACCTCTTGGGGCATCGCCCCTTTGAAACAGAGGTCGCCCAAAATCCAGATCTGGCTGACGCGGTGCCGCTCCATGTCGTCGAGCACGGCGTCGAGGGCCAGCGCGTTGCCGTGAATGTCGGAGAGGACGGCGATGCGCAACACGTTTCCCTCCTTCTGGAATGTTCGGGATGTAGGGTACAGCCCTGTGCGTTTCTGCTTCTTTCATCGTACCGCAAACGGCGGGCGCGGAACGATCCCTCTTGCGGCGCAATGATGATAATGATAATATTTATCATCAGAAAAGGATCGTGAAAAGGATTCTCATTCTTATCCTGTCGCAGCGAGCAGGAACGAAGGGGTGTGGCGTGATGACGGTTCTCGTAGTCGGAGCCGATCGCCTGGGCAACATCGAGGCCTTTTTTCGAAAGCAGGGATATCGGGAAATCCTGCACGTATCCGGTCGCAAGGCGTCGGACACCGCGATCCACATCCCGTCGCATGTGCATATGGTGGTGGTGTTCACCGATTTTGTCAACCACAATTTGGCCCGGGTGATCAAGGCCAAAGCCAAGGAGCGCAACATTCGGGTCATCTTTTCGAAGCGTTCGTGTTCGGCGCTGGCCAAAACCTTCTGCTTGGCGTGACCGGATGGTTTTGGCAATTGACAGGGGTAGAGGACCAGGGGTAATATGAAAGTGAAAATTGATCTCATTTGGACGGTGAGGCCCCGTGCTCTACACGGTGAACGGATACAAGGACATCTACACGGTGGTCACGAATGAACGGAAAGTGGGCGGCGCCGTGGAGGTTGACGAGCTGCGCCTGCGCAGCGGGGAAGTGTTCCGCAACGTGGTGATCATGTCCATCGAGGCGGCGGAGAAAGGCACGTACATGGTCGGGTTCGTCACCGAAGACGGCCGGCGGTACATCGCGCATACGTCCGACATCAGCCTGATGGTGCAGCCGACGCACAAGCGGGTCAAAGACCTGCGCAACCCGGTGGCCCGCGAGGAGCTGATGAAACGCCGGCTGAAGTATTTGCGCCGCTTCCTTGAGGTAAACGAAGGGAACGATTCGTTCCTCATCCGCCAAGAGGTGAAGCAGCTCGTCAGCGACATCGGCTTCGAGAACGTCCGCTTGGCCGAACTCGACACGCCGCAGATGGAGGCCCTTCAGACCACCTTGCGCATTGCGTAAACGACAGCAAAGCACCCGATCGGTATGACCGGGTGCTTTTTTTGCTGGAAATGTGAAGGGAATGGGCAGGAGGAACGCCCGGAACGGAACCCGCGTCCTTACGCGTCGGGGTCCTCCAGCGTGCAGATGGCCTTGGGCTGTTTGATGCGCAGGACGACGCATTCGTAGACGCGGAAGAGGTAGTTCATGTTTTCCGTCTCCAGGAACGCCGTGTCGAGGTCCTCGGCCACGGCCAGGTCCAGGTTGTGCTGGCCGGTGGAAACGAGGACGCCGGCTTTGCCGCGGATAACCGGGGTTTGGTACACGCCGGCGGTGACGAGCTCCCGGATGTGCTCGATCTCCAGCACGTGGGTGCCCGGGTGCACGCGATGGAGCAGCGCATAGAGGTCCGGCGAGACGACCAGGGCATAGGGACCGGCGTGGCCGTGCTGCAACAGCTTGTTCCGCGCCTCAACGATGTCGGCAAAGGCGTTCCCCGCCTCCATCCAGTCGCGGCGAATATGGGTCAGGCGCCCTTTGACCGTCATGAGGCCGGGAAGGTCAAACTGCTCGTTCCCGTTGAAGATGAGGTCGTCCTCCAGCAGGGCGCATTGGGTGGCGGCATTGGCCGCGGCGCTGAAGTCGAGGGGGATGTCCAAGGTGCGCGCCTGTTCCACGTCGCGCCAGTACAGGATGAAGTCTTGGTAGAGCATGGGGATCGTCAAGTGAACCCGCCGGACCGGGGTGGTGAGCTGCGACGTTTCGCCCCGCAAGTCGATGCCGCCTGTGGGCGTCACCTCGTAGATGTCGTTGGCCACGCTCTGGATCCCCTGTCCGAGCGGGCCGTACAGGGGGATGAACCGGCGGCCGACCAGCTGGTTGCGTGCGGCGTTGATCACGGTCTCGTCCAATTGTTCCCATTCCTTTTCCGTGAGCGGACTGTCCGGAAACCGTGTCCGTTTGCTCATGGATCGCTCCTCCTTTGCACAAGCAAATTGGCGATCTGCGGGTTGCGTCACTGGCCAATCAGGCTGCCGACCGTAAAGCGGCGCTCTCGCCCGATTGGGCGAACGTGCGCGTCAACCGGCGGCTGAGCCGGCGCCGAGTCCGCAGGGGGCGCGCTTTCCGCGGAGGATGCCGCCGGGGGGGAGTTTTCCGGGCGGAGCTCTTCATCCTCGTCGAGGTCGAAGGCTGCTTCACCGGCCAGCGCGCGGACGAGCTCCTTCATTTGCAGGTAGTCTTCGAATGTGCGCTGGCGAAGCTGACGCAGCCGCTCGCTAACGGGAAGGTTTTGGAATTCATAGAGGGCCAAATCCAGGTGTTCGATAAAGTTGTGCAGGCCGAACGCCTCGAGGGCCAGGTATTGAACCAGGACCGCGTCGTCCCGCAGGTTGTGGGCGTTTCCGTCCGCTTCGCGAAGCCCTTTTTCCAGCCGGGGAAGAAACCGGTTGAGGCGTGCCAGATGATGTTCTTCTTCTTCCAGGAAGTGATGGTAGTACAAGCGCTCATGGTCGGTCTGGGCTTGTTCGATGATGGGGCGCAAAAGTTGGACATATTCCTGAACGGCTTCCCGCGTGCGCCGCAAGATGGGCAGCAGGGCTTCCCAATCTTGATGCATGGTTTCACCTCTTGGGAGGAAACGTTTGCTGTGTGTTCGTAGTTCCATTATGGGCAATGAGACGATTTTTTGCAAGCACAAATCCTCTTTCACTTAAATACGTGAAAATGAATTTCATTGGCCTTGGTCATCTTGTCTTTTCTCAACGTAGTGTAACCCACAAAACTGAAACGTAATCGCATGGAATCGCTCCCGCTCAACGGATGGACGTGCGGCGAACGCAGTCGGGGCCCCGGGAAGGTTGCCGCATTCTGCGGAAAGGGATAAGCGTCGTCTATGGCAGATAGGGACGGATGTAGGGTTTGAGGCTGTCAATGGCGATGGCAAAGCCGATGCTTTGGGATGGCTGGACCACGGCGACGTTCATGCCGATGACGTGGGCGTTCAGGTTGATGAGCGGGCCGCCGCTGTTGCCCGGATTGATGGCGGCATCGGTCTGCAGGACGTTTTCATACACATAGCCTTTGGCGCGAAGCGGACGATCCTTGGCGCTGATGACGCCGACGGTCACGGTGTTCTCAAGGCCGAGGGGATTGCCGACAGCCATCACCCATTCGCCCACATGGGCATCGCCCGATCGCCCAAGGGGCAGATACGGCAACGGGCGTGGGGCGGGAATCTGCAGCACGGCAAAATCCCGTTTGGCGTCGGCGAGGACAAGGCGGGCCTGGTGCACCGTACCGTTGCGCTGCTTGACCCAGATCGATCGCGCGCTGTGGATGACGTGCTCGGCGGTCAAGATGTACCCGCGCGGATGGATGAGAAATCCCGATCCAAAACTGCGGGTTTCTTCGCCTTTTCCTTCCCACTCGGGAAAGAGAAACTGCATCAGCCAGCGGTTAAAGTCGGCGTTGACGGTTTCCCGCGTCTGAATGGCGATGACCGCGTCGCGCACGGCGTTGACGATGGGAACGAACAGGTTTCCGGGATGGAGGACGGGACCCTCGAATCCCATCGGTTTCCGTTTCCGTCGTTTCATGAGCGCTTTCCCTCCCGGGCCGGTGTGGTACCGCAACATATGCGCAGGTGAACGGATGGCGTGCGGGGACAGCTATCCAAATTCACGGGAAAGCCGGAAAAACGGGCCATTCCCGTCAAATGAAAAGGCCGGCGGTTGCCGGCCTGTTCGCGTTTGCTTCCAAACGCACCGTTGGTATCAGTCAGAAGCGCCAACGATGACGAGGAGGATAAACAGCACCAACACCAGGGCAAAATCGTCGAGATCAAAGATGCCGCTCATGCCGATCCCCCCCTTCGTGCAGTCTCAGTCCATCTTACGAAGATGCCGGGCGTGCGGCACGGCGACTGCCTATTTTTTGGGAATTGGCGATCTGTCCGTCGCCCAATTCCCTTCAGGTGAATAGGGTATAGTGGTCGCGTTGCGCCGACCGTGAATTTCGCGGAGGAGGGATACGATGAGCAGCAGCCAGAGCTGCCGCCATGGCGTGTGGAACAACGATTTTCTCCTAGTGCTCGTGCTGTTTGTTCTCCTGGTGATCGTCGGGACGGTGGTCAACTGACGGGTTCCCCTCTCCTCTCCCGTGTTCTTGGCCAATGGGTTGCGAAGGGTTCTCGGTTTCCGTACTCCACCTGCTGCGGGTGGAGTGTTTTTCTCGAATAGCGTGCGGAAAATGTGGAAAGAATGCGAGTAAAACGAAAGGGGGTGTGCCGTATGGCGAGAATTCCCTTTTCCTCGCTGTCCCTTGGCGATCCGTTTCGTCCATTGGCGTTCAAAGCTTCGTACGACATGGATTTTTCGCTGGAGTGCTTGTACTGTTCCGGATCGCGGCTTGTGGGCTATCAGGTGGAGGATGAAAACGGGGTGCAGGCAGGCCTTGTCGTCTGCGAAGACTGCGGTCGGGTCAATGGAGCCTATTGATCGTTCTGTGTTACAATCGCAGGAGGCGATCAATCGTCACGGGCCGGTGAACATCGCGAGGATGCCGGCCTTTTGCATGGGAGGAAAGCGGCATGTGGCGATGGCTTCCTGCGGGCGTGTGGATGGGGATCATTTTCCTGCTGTCCAGCCGAACATCCCAGGATTTGAAAACCTGGTTTCCCCTTTTTTCTTCTTTTGATTGGGGGCATTTCGTGGCCTATTTCCTGCTCGCCTGGACCTATTATTACGCCTTGTGGCCCAAACGGCAGGTCATCCACATCAAGCGTTGGGCGGTGGCGTTGGCCGTTGCCTACGGCGTGACCGATGAAATCCACCAGGCGTTTGTGCCGACGCGCCATCCCGACGTGATGGACCTGTTCGTGGACTTTTGTGGCGCGGCCGCGGCGATGGGGCTGGCCCGGCTTTGGGAAGCGCGGAGAACCCGATCGCTGTAACGGCTGCCAATAAGTTTTCACTTGTCGGCGTCGAAAATTCGCTACAATCGATTTGAAGAATCCCGTTCTCGGGTGGGTTGCGGGAAAGGAGCCAGATGGAAAATGGAAAAGCGGTGCCGCTGTGGTGGGCGCATGGTTTTAACGATTCGCAATGTGGTGTATCAGGGGAGCTTTGAGATCGAGAACGTCCCGGTGCTGACCTGTGAGCGCTGCGAGCAAAGCGAAGTGGTGGAAGCGGTTAAGGATGACCTCAAGAAGCTGCTCCATGCTTTGGCGCGGGAGAGGACGACGCGGAAGGTGGACTTCGAGAAGGTCTCGGAGTGGGCCCACGTGTTGGTGCAGTACGCCGAGAATGCCCGCGTTCCGCTGCGCGACGTGATCGGCGAGCGCATCGATGATCTGCTCGACTTGTACCTGCTGGCCAAGTCCCTGAACGACGAAGACTGGATGCGGGAGATCCAGGATCGGCTCAAACAAGTGATCTGACTCACCGACGAGACAAAGAGGAGGCCAAGGGAGAGGAAGCGGCGTGACGGGTTCCGGTTATCCCGCACAATACCGGGAGTTTTTTGCGCGGTACGCAAAAGGGGAATACTGGGAAGCACACGAGGTATTGGAAGAGCTGTGGCAGACCGAGCGGCACAACGACTTCTACCACGGGCTCATTCAGGTGGCCGCCATCATGCACCAGGCCCAGCGCGGCAAGGTGGGCGGGATGCGCAAGTTGGCGGCGTCGGCCCTTCGCTACTTGGCGCCGTACCGGCCGCAGCACATGGGCGTCGATGTCGATCGCGTGGTGGCATGGCTGGAAGACCTGCTCGTACGATTGCCGTGCGACGTGAAAAGGGTGCCGCCCGAGCGTCTGGCCGATTATGGGGTGACGAAGCTTCCGCTGCCGCGGTTGTGATCCGGATCCAGAATCCGTTCAGCGGGAAGAATGGAGGGACCGCGGATGTGGACGCAGGAAGTGATCGTCACGGTGATTGCCCTGGCGGTGTTTATTCTCGTGCCCGTTGCGTTTTTGGGGTGGATGGGCTATATGATCCTGCGCGGAAAGGGGAGCGAAGACGTCTCCTCGCGCGAATGAGCCGGGGCGGCGGGTTGGGCCTGCGCCGCACGCCAGGGCAAACGAAAACGGCGAAGGGGATGGCGAAATCCGCCATCCCCTTTCGCGTTCTTCCCGGGCCGAACGTTTAGATGTTGTACATGTTGGCCCACACGTCCAATTTCGTCTGCACCTTTTTGATCACTTCATCGGTGAACTCGGTGGTCGTGGCGCTGCCGCCCAGGTCGGCCGTGCGGATGCCGTCGCGCACCGTCTCGATGACCGCTTCGTAGATGGCGCGGGAGGCCATCGTCGCCTCTTTCTCCTCGAAGTAGCTGAGCAGGGAGCCGGCGGCGAGGATCATCGCCATCGGATTGGCGATGTTTTTGCCCTGCAGCGACGGGGCCGTGCCGTGGGGCGCTTCGGCCATGACCACCTTCGTGTTGAAGTTCTCGTCAAAGCTGATGAGGAGCGACTCGGAGCCGGCGATGGAGCCGAACAGCTCGAGCACGAGGTCGCTTAAACAGTCGCCGTCACGGTTCAGGGCGGGGATGACGAGCGGCTCGCCCGACGTGCGCATCAGGAGGGCGTAGGTGGCGTCGATCAGCTGCGGCTCGTAGGGCACGTCCGGATAGCGCTTGGCGGCAGCATCCAGCTCTTCCTTAAACATGCCTTCGTAGATCGGGCTTACCGTGTACTTCGGCCCGCCGAACACCTTGGCCCGCATCTTGCGCGCGTGGCGGAAGGCGTATTCGGCCACGGCGCGGCACGTGGCCCGGTCGATCTTTTCCGTTCGGTAGGCGACCTCGTTCAGTCCGTCCCCTTCGCGCCACTCCTTGGCGCCGTAGGCGTCGCCAACGGCCATGCGCACCACGGAGATGGGGGAATGGATCCCGGCGACCGGCGTGACGCCCGGGAGGCGTCGCCCCGTGCGGACAATCACTTTTCCGTCGATCTCTTTACGCAAGATGGCGTTCGGGCTGCCGACGTCGCCCTTGGCTTCCGGGGTGATGGTGGCCGCTTTGAGGCCAAAGCCGGCCTTTTTCATCGCTCTGGCCGCCTCGTACACCACTTCGTTGTTCGTGCGGCGGCGGTTTTCCAGACTCAGGTCGAACACCTGGAAGTTGATTTCAAAGCCGATGACATTGGGCTCGAGCACCCGGAGCGCCTCTTCCAGCAGCTCCTGCCCGGTTTGGTCTCCTTGCATGACGACAACGGTTTTCATGGTTCCGGCTCACCTCAAACCCAGAATCTGCGCTAACCGTCCTCATTATACTGCTTTTTTAGATGCAAGGACAGAACGGGCCCTTCGGTCGCCGCTGTCCCTGTGGGGTATGGGCCTTGGCGAGACGGGAAAAGGTAAAACACGGGAGGTGATCCCGTTGGCCAATGCCGTGATGAAACCGCTCACGTCGAACGAGTTGGTCGCCCTCGACACGCTGCTCGCGTCCGAGGCGCTCTTGGTGCGCAAATACCTCGACGCGGCGCAAAACGTGCAGGATTTGACGTTGCAGCCGTTTTGCCGCGACATGGCCGAACGGCATCGGCGCAACTTTGATTTGCTGCTCCTCAGCTTGCAGCAGCACGGCGGCGTGACGCCGGTGCTCACCTCGTGACGGGCGAAAAGGAGGGAATGGGGCGTGTGGCAAGACAAGGAGCGGCTCGATGACCTCGCCCGCGACGAAAAGGCGATGATCCAGCTCTACACGCAGGCGGTGCTGGAAAGCGGCTCGCCCAAGCTGCAGCAAGACCTTGTTTCCCTGCTCAACGGGGCCATCCAGTCCCTCTCCCTGGTGACGGGCGAAATGGAAACCCGCGGCTGGTCGACGTCGACTGTGGCCGACGGCGGGTCCGTGCAGAACCTGCTTTCGAAGTACCAGGGCGAGCAGACGCAGCTGGCCCAGGAAATGACCCAGGCGCAGGACCAATTGGCGCAACAAGGGGCGCCGCAGACGGAAATTCAGGCATGACAGATGGCGAACCCTGCGCTATAATAATCAGAAATATTTTGGGAGGGAGAGAAACCGTGGCGGGCGAGCTGGAGACACTCCGCAAGCAGCTGGACGAGATCAACCTGCGGCTCTTGGAGCTCATCAGCGAGCGCGGGCGCATCGTCCAGGAAATTGGCCGCATCAAGGGCAAACAGGGCGTGCAAAAGTACGACCCGATCCGCGAGCGCGAGATGCTCGAGCGCATCAAGGCGCAAAACCGCGGTCCCTTTTCCGATGCCACCATCGTCCACTTGTTTAAGGAGCTGTTCAAGGCGTCCCTCGAGCTGCAGGAGGACGACACGCGCAAGGCGCTCCTCGTGAGCCGCAAGCGCCAGAAAGAAGACACGGTCGTCTCCGTCGGCGACGTGAACATCGGCGGCGCGGAGAAGGTGATCGTGGCCGGGCCGTGCTCGGTGGAAACGCCGGAGCAGGTGCGTGCGGTGGCCCAGTTTCTGGCCGATCGCGGGCTGCGGCTGATGCGCGGCGGGGCGTTCAAGCCGCGGACGTCCCCGTACGATTTCCAGGGCCTGGGTGTTGACGGGCTCAAGATCCTGCGCGAAGTGGCCGATGAATACGGCCTGTACGTCGTCAGCGAGATCGTCAACCCGGCCCACGTGGAGATGGCCGTTGATTACGTGGACGTAATCCAGATCGGCGCGCGCAACATGCAGAACTTCGAGCTGCTGAAGGAAGTGGGCCAGGCGCGCACGCCGGTGCTCCTGAAGCGGGGACTGGCGGCGACGATTGAGGAGCTTCTCTACGCCGCGGAATACATCGTGTCGCGGGGGAACACGCAGGTCATCCTGTGCGAGCGCGGCATTCGCACCTACGAGAAGTGGACGCGCAACACCCTGGACATCGCGGCGGTGCCGATCCTCAAGCAGGAAAGCCACCTGCCCGTTCTTGTCGACGTCAGCCATGCGGCGGGGCGGCGCGACATTCTCCTGCCGCTGGCCAAGGCGGCCTTGGCCGCCGGCGCCGACGGCGTGATGGTGGAGGTCCATCCCGATCCGACGGTGGCCCTCTCCGACGCCAAACAGCAGATCGACTTGCCCACCTTTGACGCGTTCCTGCAGGCCTTGGGCGTGGTCCAGGCCCAGGCGGTGCGGTAAGCGGAAGCCGCCCACGAGCCGAACCCGCAAGCCGATTGAAGGGACGCGAGAAGGATAGAACGGCCTCACCGTGGCCACACTAAGCAAAACGGTGGCAGGTGAGGCCGTTTTGTGGTGGACGAAGGATGCCAGAGGAACCGCCTTCGCCGTGCTTTTGCTCGTCTTCCTGTGCGCCTTGAGCGCGTCGTGCCAGTCGGCCGCGCCGCCGCAGGGCCACCCTTCACCGCTCGATACGGCCAAGGGGGTGCGCCCGCTGGCGACGGCGGAGGAGAAGCGGGCCCTGGTGCAGGCGGTGTACGCGGCG
It contains:
- a CDS encoding metallophosphoesterase family protein, which encodes MRIAVLSDIHGNALALDAVLDDMERHRVSQIWILGDLCFKGAMPQEVLERLQGLPYPTTFVKGNTDEWLVAGSPLGLSLSGEQEAAWRAVLHWTWYNLDKGARRFLQELPERKTVPLADGQTAFLFHATPQNLWDIVPADAPAATLDERFRQAEPDAALYAYGHIHHALVRMVAGKPVLNPGSVGLPFDGDPRASYALVESDGEHLACTLRRVPYDVEAYVRIAYARQHPAADEIAYIVRNGRPA
- a CDS encoding YjcZ family sporulation protein translates to MSSSQSCRHGVWNNDFLLVLVLFVLLVIVGTVVN
- a CDS encoding S1C family serine protease, encoding MGFEGPVLHPGNLFVPIVNAVRDAVIAIQTRETVNADFNRWLMQFLFPEWEGKGEETRSFGSGFLIHPRGYILTAEHVIHSARSIWVKQRNGTVHQARLVLADAKRDFAVLQIPAPRPLPYLPLGRSGDAHVGEWVMAVGNPLGLENTVTVGVISAKDRPLRAKGYVYENVLQTDAAINPGNSGGPLINLNAHVIGMNVAVVQPSQSIGFAIAIDSLKPYIRPYLP
- a CDS encoding aspartate kinase, which codes for MALIVQKYGGTSVGSVERIKAVAQRVHRTREAGHDVVVVVSAMGHTTDELIDLARRVTDRPDDRELDMLLTTGEQVSIALLTMALQARGCPAVSLTGWQAGITTEAVHGRARILSIDTARVRRELEQGKVVVVAGFQGVTPDGEIATLGRGGSDTTAVALAAALGADRCDIYTDVAGVYSADPRVVPTARKLDVITYDEMLELAALGAGVLHPRAVECAKKHKVVLTVRSSFTEEEGTWVKEVADMEQGQVVRGVAQDKNVARVTAVGLPNKPDTLAALFTILAEANINVDIIIQNAYDDARISVSFSVAGEDLPRTLEVLTKHRDRFGFASLMSEEGLAKVSIVGAGMVSNPGVAAAMFRTLSEQGIPIKMVSTSEIKVSCVVPQADAERAVRALHTAFQLDAAERVTVHG
- a CDS encoding arginase family protein, coding for MTKRFAVLDLDGTLTWQHRLRALPHEEVDVTLRTGIKYYAAPESLAALETALAHTRTPLLFWGAGDYHYVTYARLRALRHPLTVVLFDRHSDCAHDADGVVTCGNWVRHALKLPWVARVLWIGAPDHKPLPHERHPHLVWIPLRKPPANAAEWLRSVLPTPNVYLSVDKDVLSPEVAATNWDQGTLALADLLAWIACFRQHARVIGADIGGEWVLPPGHLFPTPDDLHAIRLNETANLALLDALLGPEDRAFRRRTKQKPTGLVTPVGPSASETARPHPA
- a CDS encoding DUF2325 domain-containing protein, with the translated sequence MTVLVVGADRLGNIEAFFRKQGYREILHVSGRKASDTAIHIPSHVHMVVVFTDFVNHNLARVIKAKAKERNIRVIFSKRSCSALAKTFCLA
- a CDS encoding YjcZ family sporulation protein, with product MSGIFDLDDFALVLVLFILLVIVGASD
- a CDS encoding family 1 encapsulin nanocompartment shell protein, translated to MSKRTRFPDSPLTEKEWEQLDETVINAARNQLVGRRFIPLYGPLGQGIQSVANDIYEVTPTGGIDLRGETSQLTTPVRRVHLTIPMLYQDFILYWRDVEQARTLDIPLDFSAAANAATQCALLEDDLIFNGNEQFDLPGLMTVKGRLTHIRRDWMEAGNAFADIVEARNKLLQHGHAGPYALVVSPDLYALLHRVHPGTHVLEIEHIRELVTAGVYQTPVIRGKAGVLVSTGQHNLDLAVAEDLDTAFLETENMNYLFRVYECVVLRIKQPKAICTLEDPDA
- a CDS encoding IMEF encapsulin system ferritin-like cargo protein, with the protein product MHQDWEALLPILRRTREAVQEYVQLLRPIIEQAQTDHERLYYHHFLEEEEHHLARLNRFLPRLEKGLREADGNAHNLRDDAVLVQYLALEAFGLHNFIEHLDLALYEFQNLPVSERLRQLRQRTFEDYLQMKELVRALAGEAAFDLDEDEELRPENSPPAASSAESAPPADSAPAQPPVDAHVRPIGRERRFTVGSLIGQ
- a CDS encoding VanZ family protein; its protein translation is MWRWLPAGVWMGIIFLLSSRTSQDLKTWFPLFSSFDWGHFVAYFLLAWTYYYALWPKRQVIHIKRWAVALAVAYGVTDEIHQAFVPTRHPDVMDLFVDFCGAAAAMGLARLWEARRTRSL
- a CDS encoding DUF5325 family protein: MPRPLALLFALVTVAWLLGVSAAIASRSPVGILAALSGALATMGVGFALKKRMGSRR